CGGTTTAGGAACGTTTCTCACTCCCAAAGGACATATCATTCGAGGAATTGGAATCGTGGAGTCGAGTGAAGGCAAGAAATTCTTAAAAGCCTCCGATCCTTATGGAATTGGACCTCGTTATATCGATCCTTACGGCCACATGATTCAATACGATTTAGATGAATTGTTTGAACTCGGAGTTCCAAGCATATTTTATCTGGAGAAAATCTTCGATCAGATCTAAATCAAAACAACGGAAGTTTGTAGCATAATTTTGGTGAAATTATTTCCCTCTGAGATTGCAAATTTTAGAAGGGCTTTTAGACCATAGCTGCATTCTTTCGGGAAAAGATGTGATCGAAGTTCTTTAAAATCGATTTCAACTCCCACTATTATAGATTACGAAGTAATATTCCATTTTTCTAATTTTTAAAAATTAAATCGGATCGGCCCGAAACGATCTTTCGATTCTATTTTATAGAATCTGAAATTAAATTTAACAATTCTCATTGTTTCAAAATCAAAAATAGAATTTCCGACCTCTAAATTCCTTAGCGGTAATGTTTCAAAAAAGAGCGGCAGATGACGTAGGTTCGCGCCTTGTTATATTGAGAATATATCGTATTCTTCTCTCATATCCGAAACACCGATCGTTCGAAAAGGAACGAAGATCTGAATTCTTTTGATTCGTGTGTTAGAAGTTGAATACGTTCGTACAAAGTGAGTAAACTGAAAAATTAAATGATGAGATCCAGTCATATAGATTATTTAAAGTCTTTGATCGATTCGATCAAAACAAAGCCGGAGCTTCCCGCTACGGAACTGGTATCCTTATTTCCGGAAGATAAAATTCTTCTTGTGGCGCCGATAACGGCCGATTATCCGAGTCTGTTTCCCTTTTGTCTCATTCAACTTTCTCCACTTACATCGATTCCAGACGGCAGGAGATTCCAAAAGTTATCTCCTGCCGTCTTAAGCGGTATCAAAAATCTACGTTATCTGAAACGTCATTTCTCACAAGAGTTTACGTATTCGCTTAGTTTTTGGATGCAAGATTCTTCTAAAGACGTTTTGTCTACGGGATCCGTTGGATCCGACGTAAGTCAACTTGGGATTGTAGATCAGATTCTTTTGTATATTGCAAATCATCAAAAATACAAAACGTCTCAAGATGTAACTCTGGAAATTCGAACCGGGAATGCAACGGTGGTCGTCGATCCACTCGAAAATCTCGGCTATTATAAATTAAATGTAGAGGTCGTTTTTCAGGACGGACTTTTTGAAATAGAATCGGTTCCTACTCTGGCTCAGGGAATCTTTGAAATCGAAGAGCCAACTGAAATTGGAACACCGGAGGAACAATGAAAGCAGTTGAGTTTATTAAAAAGTACGAATTGAGTTCCGCACTTGCGGCGGGATTTCTGGATCATCTTCGGAGAGATCCGGAAGAAGATGTGAAAGAGGAAATTCTTAAGAACGCGTTTCAAGAATTCTCAGGAATCAATCCGGACAAAAACAAAAATGGAAAACAATCGGAAATCAACGAAAACGCGGATGAAAAATCGAACGTCAAAACAAACGATTCGATTTCAATAACTCAAACAATGAAGTAATCAATATAAAGAGCGGATCATCCGCCAATTCTACTCAGTTGCTCTTAATATTAGGAGCGAATCATGTCAACAGGCGATGTGACAACCTATCATCAAGATGGTGGGATCAACTTCAACGACGTTAAACCGGATCGCGTTGGTTCCAAAGTTGGAACTGCGGAGAACGGTATAGCGAACAGGATCTATGTCATCAATAACACACCTCAGGCAAAAGACGTCTTTGGTCGAGGAGAACTTGTAGATTCTTTAGAACAATTCTTTGAGGAATTCGATGAAACAAAAGGTCAGAAGCCGGTTCCGGTTCTTTGTGTTCGTCCTGAAAACGACGTTGCAGGAATCGCTGCTGCTCCGGTGAAAGTAGGAACCGGTGAAGCCGTGCTTCCAACCACAACGGGTACACCAACGGGAAGCAGAGTTGTAATTTTGAAAATTACTAAGGCGGGCGCTTCCGGTGTTGCAGAGTATCGTAAGTCCGTAGATGGAGGAGCGAATTTTTCCGCGCCTCTTATTACTCCGGCAAGCGGTTCTCCTATTTCATTGGATGCAGGCGTTACTGCAACTTTTACAGATGCTTCAACCCCCGCAAATACCTTCAAAGTAGGGGACGTTTACACTTTTACTATTACGGGGGCAAGCGCGTCTAACGCGTCTCGTCTTACCGCGATCGAAGCTCTCAAAAGAGAATACGGAGCTTATTGGATTCACG
This is a stretch of genomic DNA from Leptospira tipperaryensis. It encodes these proteins:
- a CDS encoding LIC10173 family protein, with translation MRSSHIDYLKSLIDSIKTKPELPATELVSLFPEDKILLVAPITADYPSLFPFCLIQLSPLTSIPDGRRFQKLSPAVLSGIKNLRYLKRHFSQEFTYSLSFWMQDSSKDVLSTGSVGSDVSQLGIVDQILLYIANHQKYKTSQDVTLEIRTGNATVVVDPLENLGYYKLNVEVVFQDGLFEIESVPTLAQGIFEIEEPTEIGTPEEQ